A stretch of Xenopus laevis strain J_2021 chromosome 8S, Xenopus_laevis_v10.1, whole genome shotgun sequence DNA encodes these proteins:
- the LOC121397610 gene encoding nuclear receptor subfamily 6 group A member 1-like, with translation MEVMERLIYLFRKFSQLKVSNEEYVCMKAINFLNQDIQGISSVSQVEQLNKRYWYVCQDFTEYRYPHQPNRFPDLMMCLPEVRYIAGKLVNVPLEQLPLLFKAFLHSCKTSVTKE, from the exons ATGGAAGTGATGGAGCGACTTATCTATTTGTTCCGCAAGTTCAGCCAACTCAAAGTTAGTAATGAAGAGTATGTCTGCATGAAAGCCATCAACTTCCTAAATCAAG ATATCCAGGGCATAAGCAGTGTCTCCCAGGTGGAACAACTGAACAAGCGATACTGGTATGTGTGCCAAGACTTCACCGAGTACAGGTACCCACACCAGCCGAACAGGTTCCCAGACCTTATGATGTGCCTACCTGAGGTTCGCTACATTGCTG GAAAACTGGTGAATGTGCCTCTGGAACAACTTCCACTGCTATTCAAAGCCTTTCTTCACTCGTGCAAAACTAGTGTAACCAAGGAGTGA